In one Chlamydia sp. BM-2023 genomic region, the following are encoded:
- the tilS gene encoding tRNA lysidine(34) synthetase TilS, with amino-acid sequence MLSCLLRNDKRLEVFFSALDMKKNYLLALSGGSDSLFLFYLLKSRGVSFTAVHVNHGWRECSDAEAKDIELLCQKENIPLIVNHAPKETHTSKDPENAARQYRYTVFHNICLEENLAGIFLAHHANDQAETVLKRLLEGAYLSNLKGMTQDASYKGIPLLRPLLHIPKQVLTSTLDSENISYVRDVTNTDERYLRARMRNKVFPWLEEIFGKNITQPLLTLAQESEELSHYMKDQAQPFLANIRQDNESWSLEVPQMLMEQIFLAKWVFKEFFNRAGHVVSRHFLQTVYDHLVRGLPAQMRLRDKRVIVKAGVVMIE; translated from the coding sequence ATGTTATCCTGTCTACTCAGAAATGATAAGCGATTAGAAGTTTTTTTTTCTGCCTTAGATATGAAAAAAAACTACTTACTTGCTCTGTCAGGAGGAAGTGACTCATTATTTCTTTTTTACCTTCTTAAATCCCGAGGTGTTTCCTTCACCGCTGTTCATGTGAATCATGGATGGCGAGAGTGTTCAGATGCTGAGGCTAAAGATATAGAATTGCTTTGTCAGAAGGAAAATATTCCTTTGATTGTTAACCACGCACCTAAAGAAACTCATACTTCAAAAGATCCGGAAAACGCTGCTCGTCAATATCGTTATACTGTATTTCATAACATCTGTTTAGAAGAAAATCTCGCAGGGATATTTTTAGCTCATCATGCTAACGATCAAGCAGAAACTGTACTAAAGCGTTTGTTAGAGGGGGCATATTTAAGTAATTTAAAAGGTATGACGCAAGATGCCTCATATAAAGGCATTCCGTTACTACGTCCACTCTTACATATTCCCAAGCAAGTTTTAACCAGTACTTTAGATTCAGAAAATATTTCTTATGTTCGGGATGTTACGAATACAGACGAGCGTTACTTACGCGCGCGAATGCGTAATAAGGTATTTCCTTGGTTGGAGGAAATTTTTGGTAAAAATATTACTCAGCCCTTACTTACACTAGCTCAAGAATCTGAAGAACTTTCTCATTACATGAAAGATCAAGCGCAACCTTTTCTTGCAAATATACGTCAAGATAACGAAAGTTGGTCGCTTGAAGTTCCTCAAATGTTGATGGAACAAATTTTCTTGGCGAAATGGGTTTTTAAGGAATTCTTCAATAGAGCTGGCCATGTTGTTTCAAGGCATTTCTTGCAAACAGTTTATGATCATTTGGTTCGTGGTTTGCCAGCACAAATGCGCTTACGTGATAAAAGAGTCATCGTAAAAGCTGGGGTAGTAATGATAGAATAG
- a CDS encoding LptF/LptG family permease has translation MYIWKRYLLTRFWLSLGALILLSFIFYASIHHSLHAIKGNTTALASGASLKLSILYYLSQIALKAEFLIPQLVAVATTITLFSMQNKREVLLLQASGLSLKSLTAPLIRSSFLITLLLYANFQWLHPICEKISTTKEHIDRGTLDKAQDKVPALYLKDQTVLLYSSIEQKTLTLNKVFWIKNPKTIYTMEKLAFTTPSLPIGLDVIRFSETESGNMELSEFSDMKEFPEIEFGFYDNPFSKIFTAGGKNRLSESFRAIPWNATGLGLSTTIPQRILSLLSTFYYMMISPLACISAMILSAYLCLRFSRVSTVTLAYIVPLGTINTFFVFLKAGIVLSNSSVLPTLPVMLFPLIVLAIFTNYAYAKLQ, from the coding sequence ATGTATATTTGGAAACGCTATTTACTAACTAGATTTTGGCTATCTTTAGGAGCTTTAATTTTATTATCTTTTATTTTTTATGCTTCTATACATCACTCCCTGCATGCCATTAAAGGAAATACTACTGCACTCGCATCAGGAGCTTCATTAAAATTATCTATTTTATATTATCTCTCACAAATAGCTCTTAAAGCAGAATTTTTAATTCCTCAGCTTGTTGCTGTAGCAACAACAATTACACTATTTTCCATGCAAAATAAGAGGGAAGTTCTTCTTCTTCAAGCTTCAGGGTTATCTTTAAAATCCCTCACGGCACCGTTAATTCGATCGAGCTTTCTCATTACCCTACTCTTATATGCGAATTTCCAGTGGCTCCATCCTATATGCGAGAAGATATCAACAACTAAGGAACACATAGATCGGGGAACTTTAGATAAAGCTCAGGATAAAGTTCCTGCTCTCTATCTTAAAGATCAAACTGTGCTGCTTTATTCTTCTATTGAGCAAAAAACTCTAACCTTGAACAAGGTATTTTGGATTAAGAATCCCAAGACTATTTACACGATGGAAAAGCTTGCGTTTACAACACCTTCGCTTCCCATAGGTCTTGATGTCATCCGCTTTTCGGAAACTGAGTCCGGGAATATGGAGTTAAGTGAGTTTTCAGATATGAAAGAATTTCCAGAGATTGAATTTGGGTTCTATGACAATCCTTTTTCTAAGATTTTCACAGCTGGAGGGAAAAACCGCCTTTCGGAATCTTTCCGAGCTATTCCTTGGAATGCTACAGGATTAGGTTTATCAACAACGATTCCTCAGCGCATCTTATCGTTACTATCTACATTTTACTATATGATGATTTCGCCTTTAGCCTGTATTTCAGCGATGATTTTATCGGCGTATCTTTGCTTAAGGTTCAGTCGTGTATCTACAGTGACCCTTGCCTATATTGTCCCTTTAGGCACTATCAATACCTTCTTTGTATTTTTAAAAGCTGGCATAGTCCTGTCTAATAGCAGCGTATTGCCCACATTACCTGTAATGTTATTTCCCTTAATCGTCCTGGCAATATTTACAAATTATGCTTATGCGAAACTTCAGTAA
- a CDS encoding LptF/LptG family permease produces MPILWKVLIFRYLKTVTFCTLSLICISIISSLQEIVSYIAKDVPYPTVLRLTAYQIPYLLPFILPISCFISAFALFRGLSDNNQITFLKASGASQGIITFPVLMVSCAICCINFYTCSELASICRFQTCKEIANMAMTSPTLLLQTLQKKENNRIFITVDHCAKSKFDNVIIALKRDKEIANVGIIKTIIPDVANDTVQAKDVVMISKLPSTLTEPRSDASKEYYIETSDEILIPKITSTLFAGKSYMKTRTDYLPWKQLIKQSFSHAHLPETLRRIGIGLLCITLTYSGMVLGTYKPRFRKSITLYCFFPVVDLILLIVGKNVAALVPALMLFIFPQLVSWIVFANRAYRENRGYA; encoded by the coding sequence ATGCCTATTTTATGGAAAGTCTTAATTTTCCGTTATTTAAAAACAGTCACATTTTGTACGCTTAGTCTGATTTGCATTTCTATTATTAGTTCTCTTCAAGAAATCGTTAGTTATATAGCTAAAGATGTCCCCTATCCCACAGTTTTACGATTAACAGCTTATCAGATTCCCTACTTATTGCCCTTTATTCTTCCTATTTCTTGTTTTATTTCTGCCTTTGCTCTTTTTCGAGGACTGTCTGATAATAACCAAATTACTTTCCTTAAGGCATCAGGAGCATCTCAGGGGATTATTACCTTTCCTGTTCTCATGGTATCCTGTGCTATTTGCTGTATAAATTTTTATACCTGCTCTGAATTAGCCTCTATTTGCAGATTCCAAACCTGTAAAGAAATCGCCAATATGGCGATGACCTCCCCGACTCTTTTACTACAGACCCTGCAAAAGAAAGAAAATAATCGTATTTTCATTACTGTCGATCATTGTGCAAAAAGTAAGTTTGACAATGTCATTATTGCTTTAAAAAGAGATAAAGAAATCGCTAATGTGGGAATTATCAAAACAATCATCCCTGATGTTGCAAATGATACTGTGCAGGCTAAAGATGTTGTTATGATTTCTAAGCTTCCCTCTACATTAACAGAGCCACGGTCTGATGCGTCCAAAGAGTATTATATAGAGACCTCAGATGAGATATTAATCCCAAAGATTACCTCAACATTATTTGCTGGGAAATCTTACATGAAAACACGGACAGATTATTTACCTTGGAAGCAGCTTATCAAACAATCATTTAGCCATGCCCATCTTCCTGAAACACTACGAAGAATTGGCATTGGCTTATTATGTATTACCCTTACGTATTCTGGTATGGTTTTGGGGACTTACAAACCAAGATTTCGGAAATCTATAACTCTCTATTGTTTTTTCCCTGTGGTAGATCTGATTTTACTAATAGTAGGGAAAAACGTAGCAGCGTTAGTTCCTGCACTGATGCTTTTTATCTTTCCTCAATTGGTCTCTTGGATTGTTTTTGCTAATCGCGCTTATCGCGAAAACAGAGGCTATGCATAA